A stretch of the Sulfuritortus calidifontis genome encodes the following:
- a CDS encoding phage minor tail protein L, translated as MSIQADIQQAQLPAIVELYELDTTVVGGMDVLRFTPHGPNELGGDIVFGGLTYTSLPIEASGFARSGQGALPRPKLAVANVSGLVGAVADDLIGAKLIRERTFIKYLDAVNFAGGNPQADPNQVIDREIWFVDRKATENKLLVEFELAAAFDLAGVMLPRRQFVQNVCPWRYRGPECGYTGGAVADEKDQPTADPAKDRCGKRLASCKLRFGPYAELPFGGFPAVGLLR; from the coding sequence GTGAGCATCCAGGCCGACATCCAGCAGGCCCAGCTTCCAGCCATCGTCGAGCTCTATGAGCTGGATACGACCGTCGTGGGCGGCATGGATGTGCTGCGCTTCACCCCGCACGGCCCGAACGAGCTGGGCGGCGACATCGTGTTCGGCGGGCTGACCTATACCAGCCTGCCAATCGAGGCCTCCGGCTTCGCGCGTTCCGGCCAAGGCGCGCTGCCGCGCCCGAAGCTGGCGGTCGCCAACGTCAGCGGGCTGGTGGGCGCGGTGGCCGACGATCTGATCGGCGCGAAGCTCATCCGCGAGCGCACGTTCATCAAGTATCTCGACGCGGTCAACTTCGCCGGCGGCAACCCGCAGGCCGACCCGAACCAGGTGATCGACCGCGAAATCTGGTTCGTCGATCGCAAGGCCACCGAGAACAAGCTGCTGGTGGAGTTCGAGCTGGCGGCGGCCTTCGACCTGGCCGGCGTGATGCTGCCGCGCCGCCAGTTCGTGCAGAACGTCTGCCCGTGGCGCTACCGGGGGCCGGAGTGCGGCTACACCGGCGGTGCGGTCGCCGACGAGAAAGACCAGCCGACCGCCGACCCGGCAAAAGACCGCTGCGGCAAGCGGCTCGCTTCCTGCAAGCTGCGCTTCGGGCCATACGCAGAACTCCCGTTCGGCGGCTTCCCTGCCGTGGGGCTGCTGCGATGA
- a CDS encoding reverse transcriptase/maturase family protein: MNGGNWDNGAYAGLFCLNVNNAPSNANSNIGARLAMDTLARSGVATAAPTAPYPSGPLSCPALPGEHEQGAAGRMLAASALFERITAWENILAAWHDARRGKRGSEEVRRLELDIEANLISLHEHLLRGTWQPGNPRRFWVRDPKWREITAPPFADRIVHHAIVRVIEPLFERRFIADSYACRKGRGTHAAVMRTQAFLRRAKRRWGGGAYVVKCDVKSYFASIQHDILMRQIERVVECQRTLALLRRVFGGYGFDGVGLPVGALTSQLAANILLDALDHRIKDDWGVREYVRYMDDFILIAPDRETARAWLDAIGDELAALGLRLNPNSGYWPLKRGVDFCGYRIWTTHIRPRQRAIRAWKRRLHALSVKWRMGAVSLARCRAAVMSMLAVMRWANASKTTAALLDRFILTKETRYAI, encoded by the coding sequence GTGAACGGCGGCAACTGGGATAACGGCGCGTACGCCGGGCTGTTCTGCCTGAACGTGAACAACGCGCCGTCGAACGCGAACAGCAACATCGGTGCCCGCCTGGCGATGGACACTCTGGCCAGAAGCGGCGTGGCCACGGCTGCGCCGACCGCGCCATATCCTTCGGGGCCGCTCTCCTGCCCAGCGCTGCCGGGCGAACATGAACAGGGCGCAGCGGGCCGCATGCTGGCTGCGTCCGCCCTATTCGAGCGCATCACTGCCTGGGAAAACATTCTTGCCGCTTGGCATGATGCTCGCAGAGGCAAGCGAGGATCGGAGGAGGTGCGCCGCCTCGAACTCGACATCGAGGCAAACCTGATCAGTCTGCACGAGCATCTGTTGCGCGGCACATGGCAGCCGGGCAATCCGCGCCGGTTTTGGGTGCGCGACCCAAAGTGGCGCGAGATCACCGCGCCACCATTCGCTGATCGCATCGTGCATCACGCCATCGTGCGCGTGATCGAGCCGCTGTTCGAGCGCCGGTTTATTGCAGACAGTTATGCCTGCCGTAAAGGGCGCGGAACCCATGCCGCTGTGATGCGAACGCAAGCCTTCCTTCGGCGAGCGAAGCGCCGCTGGGGCGGTGGCGCATACGTGGTCAAGTGCGACGTCAAAAGCTATTTCGCCAGTATCCAGCACGACATCCTGATGCGCCAGATCGAGCGCGTAGTCGAGTGCCAGCGGACGCTCGCGCTGCTGCGGCGCGTCTTTGGCGGCTACGGCTTCGATGGCGTCGGCCTGCCGGTAGGGGCGCTGACCAGCCAGCTCGCGGCCAACATCCTGCTCGATGCGCTGGATCACCGCATCAAAGACGACTGGGGCGTGCGCGAGTATGTCCGCTACATGGACGACTTCATCCTGATCGCGCCTGACCGCGAAACGGCGCGCGCTTGGCTGGACGCCATCGGTGACGAACTCGCCGCGCTTGGTCTGCGGCTCAATCCAAATAGCGGCTACTGGCCGCTCAAGAGGGGCGTCGATTTTTGCGGCTATCGCATCTGGACGACGCACATCCGCCCGCGCCAGCGCGCCATCCGCGCCTGGAAGCGGCGGTTGCACGCGCTGTCTGTCAAGTGGCGAATGGGCGCTGTCTCGCTTGCCCGGTGCCGCGCCGCTGTGATGTCCATGCTGGCTGTCATGCGCTGGGCAAACGCCAGTAAGACGACAGCGGCACTTCTCGACCGTTTTATCCTTACCAAGGAGACACGCTATGCAATTTGA
- a CDS encoding phage tail protein, giving the protein MAAWGWPVVAGERMEMSPRVRVTRFGDGYEQRAPDGINTLLRKWSVRLAADEATVKAADDFLRARAGVEAFDWTALDHLPGKWVCRSWSVSYGPGGGAELAATFEEVAL; this is encoded by the coding sequence ATGGCAGCGTGGGGCTGGCCCGTCGTCGCTGGCGAGCGCATGGAGATGAGCCCGCGCGTGCGCGTGACACGCTTCGGCGACGGCTACGAGCAGCGCGCGCCGGATGGCATCAACACCCTGCTGCGCAAGTGGAGCGTGCGCCTGGCGGCGGACGAGGCGACGGTCAAGGCGGCGGATGACTTCCTGCGCGCGCGCGCTGGCGTCGAGGCGTTCGACTGGACGGCGCTGGATCACCTGCCCGGCAAGTGGGTGTGCCGATCCTGGAGCGTGTCATACGGGCCTGGCGGCGGCGCGGAGCTGGCCGCGACCTTCGAGGAGGTGGCGCTGTGA
- a CDS encoding C40 family peptidase, with protein MIDFSPILDAVREHAAREAPRECCGLAVVVKGRLKYWPCRNIAGEAEFMIHPEDQAAAEEAGEVVAVCHSHVHLPPVPSEADLVMCEATNLPWLIVAHPAGAHQVMAPSGYRAPLIGRPFVHGVLDCFALCRDYYREVCGIELPDYRREDDWWLKGGNLYLDNFAEAGFIEIAPDDLRPHDAVLMQVASPVPNHAGVIDADGYLIHHCHGRLSSRDVYGGYWRKVTTHVLRHRSILP; from the coding sequence ATGATCGACTTTTCTCCCATTCTCGATGCCGTGCGCGAGCATGCCGCGCGCGAGGCTCCGCGCGAGTGCTGCGGGCTGGCGGTGGTGGTCAAGGGGCGGCTCAAATACTGGCCCTGCCGCAACATCGCCGGCGAGGCCGAGTTCATGATCCATCCGGAAGACCAGGCCGCCGCCGAGGAGGCTGGCGAGGTGGTGGCGGTGTGCCACAGCCACGTGCATCTGCCGCCCGTGCCATCGGAAGCCGACCTGGTGATGTGCGAGGCGACAAACCTGCCGTGGCTGATCGTCGCGCACCCGGCGGGCGCGCATCAGGTGATGGCGCCATCCGGCTACCGCGCGCCGCTCATCGGACGGCCCTTCGTGCATGGCGTGCTGGACTGCTTCGCGCTGTGCCGCGACTACTACCGCGAGGTCTGCGGCATCGAGCTGCCCGACTACCGGCGCGAGGACGACTGGTGGCTCAAGGGCGGCAATTTGTATCTCGATAACTTCGCCGAGGCCGGGTTTATCGAGATCGCGCCGGATGATCTGCGCCCGCACGACGCGGTGCTGATGCAGGTGGCCAGCCCCGTGCCCAACCATGCCGGGGTGATCGATGCCGATGGGTATCTAATCCACCACTGTCACGGCAGGCTCTCCAGCCGAGATGTCTATGGCGGCTATTGGCGCAAGGTCACCACGCACGTACTGCGCCATCGGAGCATCTTGCCATGA
- a CDS encoding host specificity protein J, translating to MNDLIVRGAGGGGGGKGGGGGSSHVPTEAPNTLRSRAYARVIDVLSEGEIEGLVDGLKSIYLDNTPIQNADGTLNFSGVSVAWRNGLPTQAYVPGFAAVENEIAVATEVKAAAPVVRAITNPNLSAVRVTVSVPQLSYQNQSTGDLSGTSVEIAIDIDNNGGGWQEVKRDTISGKTMSRYQRSYRIDLPAPGPWQVRVRRITADATQANVQNKTFWDSTTEIIDAKLRYPHSALVAIQIDSAQFNRIPRRGYDIRGLRVRVPVNYDPIARSYSGVWDGSFKIAWTDNPAWCFYDLLTNERYGLGQYLDASQIDKWALYEIARYCDELVPDGFGGMEPRFTCNLYLQTRQEAYTVIQQMAAIFRGMAWWANGTLTCSQDAPADPVALFNAANVVDGMFTYSGSSARQRHTVALVTWNDPADMYRQKIEYVEDEEGIARFGVRETEIVAVGCTSRGQAHRVGRWLLYTERSETETVTFRAGLEGALVWPGAVIAVQDAARAGVRFGGRVLDATTTAVTLDAPVTIEYGKSHTLSVMLTDGVVASRAVTNAPGQASVLALDSALPAAPVAGAVWVLAASDLAPTLWRVVALREVDWHQVEVTALAHQPGKYDAIERDIVLDPVRTTLLGERPQPPTGLAVTESLYLLNPAVVAGRATLSWTGSGARYEVRWTRTDGLTGSAVTDGASIDIAPVEPGIYDFSVVAVDALGRRSAPATIRREIYGITAAPQDVTGFTVRPLSGMAFAAWDRATDLDVLVGGDIEIRWSPLISGAIWDAAVVLPDGAHNGGASNAVVSLAQGTYFAKFVDSGGHYSANAASFVMTEAILTGFQTVAASVQHPAFAGQMSGIYRDGGAIRLANATAIDDYGDIDDQQDIDTVGGIVSSGEYAFDAVLDLGTSAARRFQAHVQALSYDAANMIDARTQPVDDWLNVHGDINDCSATVFASMSDDGAVWGPWTPFITADFAGRYARFKAALTSGDQQHNIAVSELSVAAKIPA from the coding sequence ATGAACGATCTGATCGTGCGCGGCGCGGGCGGCGGTGGCGGCGGCAAGGGCGGCGGTGGCGGCTCTTCCCATGTGCCGACCGAAGCGCCGAACACGCTACGGAGCCGCGCCTACGCGCGCGTGATCGATGTGCTCTCCGAGGGCGAGATCGAGGGCCTGGTCGATGGCCTCAAGAGCATCTATCTGGACAATACGCCGATCCAGAACGCCGACGGCACGCTGAACTTTTCCGGGGTGTCGGTCGCCTGGAGGAACGGCTTGCCGACTCAGGCCTACGTCCCTGGATTTGCGGCGGTCGAGAACGAAATCGCCGTGGCGACCGAGGTCAAGGCCGCCGCGCCGGTGGTGCGCGCCATCACCAACCCGAATCTTTCCGCCGTGCGCGTCACCGTCTCGGTGCCGCAGCTCTCGTACCAGAACCAATCGACCGGCGACCTGTCTGGCACGTCCGTCGAGATCGCCATCGACATCGACAACAACGGCGGCGGCTGGCAGGAAGTCAAGCGCGACACGATCTCCGGCAAGACGATGAGCCGCTACCAGCGCAGCTACCGTATCGACCTGCCAGCCCCTGGGCCGTGGCAGGTGCGCGTGCGGCGCATCACGGCGGATGCGACCCAGGCCAATGTCCAGAACAAGACCTTTTGGGACAGCACCACCGAGATTATCGACGCCAAGCTCCGGTATCCGCATTCCGCGCTGGTGGCGATCCAGATCGATTCGGCGCAGTTCAACCGCATCCCGCGCCGAGGCTACGACATCCGGGGCCTGCGCGTGCGCGTGCCGGTCAACTACGACCCCATCGCGCGCAGCTATAGCGGCGTCTGGGACGGCAGCTTTAAGATCGCCTGGACGGACAACCCGGCATGGTGCTTCTACGACTTGCTCACGAACGAACGCTATGGCCTCGGCCAGTATCTGGACGCAAGCCAGATCGACAAGTGGGCGCTCTACGAGATCGCGCGATATTGCGACGAGCTGGTGCCGGACGGCTTCGGCGGCATGGAGCCGCGCTTTACATGTAACCTCTATTTGCAGACGCGGCAAGAAGCCTATACGGTCATCCAGCAAATGGCGGCGATTTTCCGTGGCATGGCATGGTGGGCGAACGGCACGCTCACCTGCTCGCAGGATGCGCCCGCCGACCCGGTGGCGCTGTTCAACGCCGCCAACGTGGTCGATGGGATGTTCACCTATTCCGGGTCGTCGGCGCGGCAGCGTCACACCGTCGCGCTGGTGACCTGGAACGACCCGGCGGACATGTATCGCCAGAAAATCGAATACGTCGAGGACGAGGAAGGCATCGCCAGGTTCGGCGTGCGCGAAACCGAGATCGTCGCGGTGGGCTGCACCTCGCGCGGCCAGGCGCACCGTGTCGGACGGTGGCTACTCTATACCGAGCGCTCGGAGACCGAGACGGTCACCTTCCGCGCCGGTCTCGAAGGGGCGCTGGTGTGGCCGGGCGCGGTGATCGCGGTGCAGGACGCCGCCCGCGCCGGTGTGCGCTTCGGCGGCCGCGTGCTCGACGCGACCACGACCGCCGTGACGCTCGATGCGCCGGTGACCATCGAATACGGCAAGAGCCACACGCTCTCCGTCATGCTGACCGACGGCGTGGTGGCCAGCCGCGCGGTGACCAACGCGCCCGGTCAGGCGTCTGTGCTCGCGCTCGATTCTGCCCTGCCTGCCGCGCCGGTCGCGGGCGCGGTGTGGGTGCTGGCCGCCTCCGATCTTGCGCCGACGCTCTGGCGTGTGGTGGCATTGCGCGAAGTGGATTGGCATCAGGTTGAGGTGACGGCGCTGGCGCACCAGCCCGGCAAATACGACGCCATTGAGCGCGACATCGTGCTCGATCCTGTGCGCACCACGCTGCTGGGAGAGCGGCCGCAGCCGCCGACCGGGCTGGCGGTGACGGAATCGCTCTACCTGCTCAATCCGGCCGTGGTGGCAGGGCGCGCTACGCTCTCATGGACTGGCTCCGGCGCACGATACGAAGTGCGCTGGACACGCACGGACGGCCTGACGGGATCTGCCGTGACGGATGGCGCGTCCATCGACATCGCGCCCGTTGAACCTGGTATCTACGATTTCTCTGTCGTGGCAGTGGACGCGCTGGGCCGGCGCTCTGCGCCCGCGACCATCCGGCGCGAGATTTACGGCATCACCGCCGCCCCTCAGGATGTAACCGGCTTTACCGTCCGGCCGCTGTCCGGCATGGCGTTCGCCGCATGGGATCGCGCCACCGATCTGGACGTGCTGGTCGGCGGCGACATCGAGATCCGCTGGTCGCCACTCATCAGCGGCGCGATCTGGGATGCCGCCGTCGTGCTGCCGGACGGCGCCCACAACGGCGGCGCGAGCAATGCCGTCGTCTCGCTCGCCCAGGGCACCTATTTCGCCAAGTTCGTCGATTCCGGCGGCCACTACAGCGCCAATGCCGCAAGCTTCGTGATGACCGAGGCGATCCTGACGGGCTTTCAGACCGTGGCGGCCAGCGTGCAGCATCCGGCATTCGCCGGGCAGATGAGCGGCATCTATCGCGACGGCGGCGCGATCCGGCTCGCCAACGCGACCGCCATCGACGACTACGGCGACATCGACGATCAACAGGACATCGACACCGTTGGTGGCATCGTATCCAGCGGCGAATACGCCTTCGATGCCGTGCTCGATCTCGGCACGTCGGCCGCGCGGCGCTTCCAGGCGCACGTTCAGGCGCTGTCCTACGATGCCGCCAACATGATCGACGCGCGCACGCAGCCGGTGGACGACTGGCTCAACGTGCATGGCGACATCAACGACTGCAGCGCGACGGTATTCGCGTCCATGTCTGACGACGGCGCGGTCTGGGGGCCGTGGACGCCCTTCATCACCGCCGATTTCGCAGGGCGCTACGCGCGCTTCAAGGCCGCGCTCACGTCCGGCGACCAGCAACACAATATCGCCGTCTCGGAACTATCCGTGGCGGCCAAGATACCCGCATAA
- a CDS encoding DUF4376 domain-containing protein: protein MQFDSETWTVKDGEVAIPVPQRPHPATLRVWRVPTNYRPDGFFVTVQGPGEPQELPACDLRACELALEEQIDAHPAAGLDAAKAAKRERINAERDAKCVADVTVHDRRWQADKRSQELLAQAVSLAQAGLPLPAVWRDADNNDMPVTSIADLLAIAGAIAQQVQAAYAESWARKAAVDAATTIEEVEAA, encoded by the coding sequence ATGCAATTTGACTCTGAAACCTGGACCGTCAAAGACGGCGAAGTAGCTATTCCCGTGCCGCAGCGCCCGCACCCCGCCACCCTGCGTGTCTGGCGCGTGCCGACGAACTACCGTCCAGACGGGTTTTTTGTTACCGTGCAAGGCCCCGGCGAGCCGCAGGAACTGCCGGCGTGCGACCTGCGCGCGTGCGAACTCGCGCTAGAGGAACAGATCGACGCGCATCCGGCCGCAGGCCTGGATGCGGCTAAAGCAGCCAAGCGGGAACGGATCAATGCCGAGCGCGATGCGAAGTGCGTTGCAGACGTGACCGTGCATGACCGCCGGTGGCAAGCCGATAAGCGCAGTCAAGAGCTGCTGGCGCAGGCCGTTTCTCTTGCCCAAGCCGGGCTGCCGCTTCCTGCTGTCTGGCGCGATGCCGACAACAACGACATGCCCGTCACCAGCATCGCCGATCTGCTCGCCATCGCGGGTGCTATCGCGCAACAGGTGCAGGCTGCCTACGCAGAGTCATGGGCGCGCAAGGCTGCGGTCGATGCGGCGACGACCATCGAGGAGGTCGAGGCAGCGTGA
- a CDS encoding four helix bundle protein: protein MTGHDASDAPTRVASEAYEDRLPQAYVELLTLLEDMDVYVHQITQHWPKVERHGLAADVRAQMTVLHRLVAVAWKRRSKAGALFDLDVEVHVLKTLIRKAYRLGYINAHRMEVWSRHAAELGRRVGAWLRHESAKTKGSGL, encoded by the coding sequence ATGACGGGTCACGACGCAAGCGACGCGCCGACGCGCGTCGCGTCAGAGGCTTACGAAGACCGTCTGCCGCAGGCGTATGTAGAGCTTTTAACACTGCTGGAAGATATGGACGTGTACGTGCACCAGATCACGCAACACTGGCCCAAAGTCGAGCGCCACGGTCTGGCCGCCGATGTTCGCGCGCAGATGACCGTGCTGCACCGCCTGGTGGCGGTGGCGTGGAAGCGGCGCAGCAAGGCGGGCGCGCTGTTCGACTTGGACGTCGAGGTGCACGTGCTCAAGACATTGATCCGCAAGGCGTACAGGCTGGGCTACATCAATGCGCACCGCATGGAAGTATGGAGCCGTCACGCTGCGGAACTCGGTCGTCGTGTCGGCGCGTGGCTGCGCCACGAGTCGGCCAAGACGAAGGGGAGCGGCCTGTGA
- a CDS encoding tape measure protein yields MATDTTIAIRLALEGNQRVKAALRDVESQSDRLAQALRRIGHYGAAAFAFSGLNNSLSGLAQLADQVQAVNARLKLSTDGLREFVAAQQLAYRVAAQTGAGYEAVATLYTRLAQGARGFGLTQEQVARTTEATALALKVSGASAAEASSVIRQFSQALGAGALRGDEFNSIMENGGRLAQALADGLGLPIGRLRELAEQGLLTTDIITRALESQRQKLADEAARMPNTIGQSLSEVRDQFSRVVDEFNRATGATAGLASGFSALAQHMQTALGVAGVAAAGAMTAAIVRGAQAARTAIGEMLAKIAADRQAAISAQAVTAHEVAKAQAMLASANAAVAASSGMARLSVVQTQLVPAQQRLAAAQAAHNAAMAAGTGITRGLSAALGLVGGPLGLILTLLTAGATAWAIWGDRAKSSADKARDAIDAAREAAERLRKEERFGTGDAAIFRESIAALEQKERLLNESVAKAGSKAAAEELKRVRAELAARKDELAKIEAREKALGGPTVLGAELLGKQFDQYIDQYRKKLDPLSAALKELREQAAKAGIALNSDKFKQAEALVRKSFEKSETRLPSLADAFDAELARLKDGLKTAESVIEASYKGRFITEDQYWQARAETQRRALDLEERDLSDKLAAQQDLIRRLSAVKPKDAKEQAEIADKLREATGRAAELQAQLDALNDRRVAVDLAIQVDRARLDNELADIKARLAQEFAQATGAETPEMRLAAIRREYDELLARFGDDPALRELVDKLVPVKAAQANLAALEAKWREAIERMRQAQDNANVLQQAGTLTPAQAQARIEAAARETKGALEALLPDLEAAMRTLFPPEEVARRMENLRAEILKTQPVADSLMTKVAGQMQDAFSTAFGDIVTGTKKVSDAFRSMAQSILQSLARIFAQRAAEQIFGWLFPSFGGVKKNAQGGVYKSASLAQYANRIVAAPTLFTFAAGGVPRLGLMGEAGPEAIMPLKRGPDGRLGVEAHGAGNVVVNVAVDASGSRVEGDAGSARQLGDMIAGAVRGILVAEKRPGGLLAGA; encoded by the coding sequence ATGGCGACCGATACTACCATCGCCATCCGCCTCGCGCTAGAGGGCAACCAGCGTGTCAAGGCCGCGCTGCGCGACGTCGAATCGCAGTCCGACCGGCTTGCTCAGGCGCTGCGCCGCATCGGTCATTACGGCGCAGCCGCTTTTGCGTTTTCGGGTCTCAACAACAGCCTGTCCGGCCTTGCGCAACTGGCCGATCAAGTGCAGGCGGTCAATGCGCGGCTCAAGCTTTCCACGGACGGCCTGCGCGAATTCGTCGCCGCGCAGCAGTTGGCCTACCGGGTCGCGGCGCAGACGGGCGCGGGCTACGAGGCGGTGGCCACGCTCTACACGCGGCTCGCGCAGGGCGCGCGCGGCTTCGGTCTCACGCAGGAACAAGTGGCGCGCACCACGGAGGCGACCGCGCTGGCGCTCAAGGTCTCAGGCGCTTCAGCGGCCGAGGCCTCCTCCGTCATCCGCCAGTTTTCCCAGGCGCTGGGCGCGGGCGCGCTGCGTGGCGACGAGTTCAATTCCATCATGGAGAACGGCGGGCGGCTCGCCCAGGCGCTGGCCGATGGCCTTGGCCTGCCGATCGGCCGCCTGCGCGAGCTGGCCGAGCAGGGTCTGCTCACCACGGACATCATCACGCGCGCGCTCGAATCGCAGCGGCAGAAACTAGCCGACGAAGCCGCGCGCATGCCAAATACGATAGGCCAGTCGCTCTCCGAGGTGCGCGACCAGTTTAGCCGCGTGGTCGATGAGTTCAATCGGGCGACGGGCGCGACGGCGGGGCTGGCCAGCGGCTTCTCGGCGCTGGCGCAGCACATGCAGACGGCGCTGGGGGTGGCGGGTGTCGCCGCCGCCGGGGCCATGACGGCCGCCATCGTGCGCGGCGCGCAGGCGGCGCGCACAGCCATCGGCGAGATGCTGGCGAAGATCGCCGCCGACCGGCAGGCGGCGATTTCGGCTCAGGCCGTGACCGCCCACGAGGTGGCCAAGGCACAGGCCATGCTTGCGTCAGCCAATGCAGCGGTCGCCGCATCGAGCGGCATGGCGCGTCTTTCCGTCGTGCAGACGCAACTTGTCCCGGCGCAGCAGCGGCTCGCCGCCGCTCAGGCGGCGCACAATGCGGCGATGGCCGCCGGAACCGGCATCACGCGCGGCCTGTCCGCGGCGCTTGGCCTGGTCGGCGGCCCGCTCGGCCTGATACTCACGCTGCTCACCGCCGGAGCGACGGCCTGGGCCATCTGGGGCGATCGCGCGAAATCGTCGGCTGACAAAGCCAGGGACGCCATCGACGCGGCGCGTGAGGCCGCCGAGCGGCTGCGCAAAGAGGAGCGATTCGGCACGGGCGACGCCGCCATCTTCCGCGAGAGCATCGCCGCGCTGGAGCAAAAGGAGCGGCTGCTCAATGAGTCCGTGGCAAAGGCCGGTTCGAAGGCGGCCGCCGAGGAACTCAAGCGGGTGCGCGCAGAACTCGCCGCGCGCAAGGATGAACTTGCCAAGATCGAAGCGCGCGAAAAAGCGCTCGGCGGCCCTACCGTACTGGGCGCGGAACTGCTCGGCAAGCAGTTCGACCAGTACATCGACCAATATCGCAAGAAGCTCGACCCGCTTTCCGCCGCGCTCAAGGAGCTGCGTGAGCAGGCCGCGAAGGCCGGGATCGCGTTGAATTCCGATAAGTTCAAGCAAGCCGAGGCATTGGTGCGCAAGTCGTTCGAGAAAAGCGAAACCCGGCTGCCCTCCCTCGCCGATGCCTTCGACGCCGAACTCGCCCGCCTCAAGGACGGCTTGAAGACGGCCGAAAGCGTGATAGAAGCGTCCTACAAGGGCCGTTTTATCACCGAAGACCAGTACTGGCAGGCCAGGGCCGAAACCCAGCGCCGCGCGCTCGATCTGGAAGAGCGCGACCTCTCCGACAAGCTCGCCGCGCAGCAAGACCTGATCCGGCGGCTCTCCGCCGTGAAGCCAAAGGACGCCAAAGAGCAGGCCGAGATCGCAGACAAACTGCGCGAGGCGACCGGCAGGGCGGCTGAATTGCAGGCGCAGCTCGATGCCCTGAATGACCGCCGGGTGGCGGTTGATCTGGCGATCCAGGTCGATCGCGCCAGGCTGGACAATGAACTGGCCGACATCAAGGCCAGGCTCGCACAGGAGTTCGCCCAGGCCACCGGCGCCGAGACGCCCGAGATGCGCCTGGCCGCCATCCGCCGCGAGTACGACGAGCTGCTCGCCCGCTTCGGCGACGACCCGGCCTTGCGCGAGCTGGTGGACAAGCTCGTGCCGGTCAAGGCCGCGCAGGCCAATCTCGCCGCGCTGGAAGCGAAGTGGCGCGAGGCCATCGAGCGCATGCGCCAGGCCCAGGACAACGCCAACGTCTTGCAGCAGGCTGGCACGCTGACTCCCGCGCAGGCGCAGGCGCGCATCGAGGCCGCCGCGCGTGAGACCAAGGGCGCGCTGGAGGCGCTATTGCCCGACCTGGAAGCGGCCATGCGCACGCTCTTCCCGCCCGAGGAGGTGGCGCGGCGCATGGAGAACCTGCGCGCCGAGATTCTCAAGACCCAGCCGGTGGCCGATTCGCTGATGACCAAGGTCGCCGGGCAGATGCAGGATGCCTTCTCGACCGCCTTCGGCGACATCGTGACCGGCACGAAGAAGGTGTCGGACGCCTTCCGCTCGATGGCGCAGTCCATCCTGCAGTCGCTGGCGCGCATCTTCGCGCAGCGGGCGGCGGAGCAGATATTTGGCTGGCTGTTCCCTTCCTTCGGCGGCGTGAAGAAAAACGCGCAAGGCGGCGTCTATAAGTCCGCATCGCTGGCGCAGTATGCCAACCGTATCGTCGCCGCGCCGACCTTGTTCACCTTCGCCGCCGGCGGCGTCCCGCGCCTGGGGCTGATGGGCGAGGCCGGGCCGGAGGCCATCATGCCGCTCAAACGCGGGCCGGATGGCAGGCTGGGCGTGGAGGCGCATGGGGCGGGCAATGTCGTGGTCAACGTCGCTGTCGACGCCTCCGGCTCGCGGGTCGAAGGCGATGCGGGCAGCGCGCGGCAACTCGGCGACATGATCGCCGGCGCGGTGCGCGGCATCCTGGTGGCGGAGAAGCGGCCCGGCGGGCTGCTGGCGGGGGCCTGA
- a CDS encoding tail assembly protein — translation MRTVLLYGHLGKRFGRRHRYEVRSPAEAVRALCATLPGFRQHVIERSRPGYRVLDGKAARDLDTLAMPAEDDIRIVPVTAGAGRGLGSVILGAALLGAAFFTLGGAGAFFDLTAKAAFAAGGSTMAAFIAGNIGMSLILGGVAQMLAPQPKTPGAPERPENRPSYAFDGPVNTAAQGNPVPVCYGRLIVGSQVVSAGMAAEEYAT, via the coding sequence ATGAGGACCGTGCTGCTCTATGGCCATCTCGGCAAGCGCTTCGGACGCCGTCACCGATATGAGGTGCGCTCGCCCGCCGAGGCCGTGCGCGCATTGTGCGCGACGCTGCCCGGCTTCCGGCAGCACGTGATCGAGCGCTCCAGGCCAGGCTACCGCGTGCTCGATGGCAAGGCGGCGCGCGACCTTGACACGCTGGCGATGCCTGCCGAGGACGACATCCGCATCGTGCCGGTCACGGCTGGCGCCGGGCGCGGGCTGGGCAGCGTGATCCTGGGCGCGGCGCTGCTTGGCGCGGCGTTTTTCACGCTCGGCGGAGCTGGCGCGTTCTTCGATCTGACGGCCAAGGCTGCGTTCGCGGCCGGCGGCTCGACGATGGCGGCCTTCATCGCCGGAAACATCGGCATGTCGCTGATTCTCGGCGGTGTCGCCCAGATGCTCGCGCCGCAGCCGAAGACGCCCGGCGCGCCGGAGCGACCGGAAAACCGCCCGTCCTACGCCTTCGATGGGCCGGTTAATACCGCCGCGCAGGGCAATCCGGTGCCGGTGTGCTACGGGCGACTCATCGTCGGCTCGCAAGTAGTCTCTGCCGGCATGGCCGCCGAGGAGTACGCGACATGA